The Chitinophagales bacterium genome includes a window with the following:
- a CDS encoding AAA family ATPase, producing MEEQQNATVDIQALNEKIEKESAFIELIRTEVGKTIIGQKYMLDRLLLALLAKGHILLEGVPGLAKTLAIKSLAAAIDGKFSRVQFTPDLLPADLVGTMIYNPKKNEFSVKKGPVFGNFILADEINRAPAKVQSALLEAMAERQITIGEETFPLEEPFLVLATQNPIEQEGTYPLPEAQVDRFMLKVVITYPEKEEERLIIRSNVNLIAQEINKVASIEQILKARQVVREVYMDEKIEQYILDIVFASRNPEKYGLEKLKPLIAFGGSPRASINLALAAKGYAFIKRRGYVIPEDVRAICKDVMRHRIGLTYEAEAENVSSEDIINEILNSVEVP from the coding sequence ATGGAAGAACAACAAAATGCCACGGTTGATATTCAGGCTTTAAATGAAAAAATAGAAAAGGAGAGTGCTTTTATAGAATTGATCCGAACAGAAGTAGGTAAGACTATTATTGGTCAGAAATATATGCTCGATCGTTTGTTGCTTGCACTTTTGGCAAAAGGGCACATTCTGCTTGAAGGTGTTCCGGGACTTGCAAAAACGCTGGCCATTAAATCTCTCGCGGCAGCTATTGACGGTAAATTCAGTCGTGTGCAGTTCACCCCCGATCTGCTTCCTGCCGATTTAGTCGGCACAATGATTTACAACCCCAAGAAAAATGAGTTCTCTGTAAAAAAAGGGCCTGTATTCGGTAATTTTATATTGGCAGATGAAATCAACCGTGCACCGGCAAAAGTGCAAAGTGCCTTGCTTGAGGCTATGGCAGAAAGGCAAATTACCATAGGCGAAGAAACTTTCCCACTGGAAGAGCCTTTCCTGGTGCTGGCTACCCAAAACCCCATTGAGCAAGAAGGAACTTACCCACTGCCCGAAGCTCAGGTTGACCGTTTTATGCTCAAAGTGGTGATCACCTACCCTGAAAAGGAAGAAGAGCGCCTGATTATTCGCAGTAATGTTAATTTGATAGCTCAAGAAATAAACAAAGTTGCCAGTATTGAGCAAATACTAAAAGCAAGGCAAGTGGTGCGCGAAGTATATATGGACGAAAAAATTGAGCAGTACATTCTCGATATCGTCTTTGCTTCAAGAAATCCCGAAAAATATGGCCTTGAAAAACTAAAACCACTGATTGCTTTTGGTGGATCGCCACGTGCAAGTATCAACCTGGCATTGGCAGCAAAAGGCTATGCATTTATCAAAAGAAGAGGCTATGTAATACCTGAAGATGTGCGTGCCATTTGTAAAGATGTAATGCGCCACAGAATTGGACTTACATATGAAGCAGAAGCTGAAAATGTAAGCAGTGAAGACATTATCAATGAAATATTGAACAGCGTAGAAGTACCATAA
- a CDS encoding HipA domain-containing protein produces MKHKCLYCYRQIESGQDFHEKCAQAFFGDSKAPSIEYSLDEMDELAKRVVERSIAVPGVQPKLSMSLVRKTKESEDTRLTVIGALGGQYIFKPPSAHFPEMPQNEHLTMCIAKDFGIRTVPSSLIRLASGELSYITKRVDRTPSNEKIHMIDMFQITEAFDKYKSSLEKIGKALDSHSDNTLLDKVFYFELVLFCFLTGNNDMHLKNFSMIESPSGWVLAPAYDLLNVAIIIPDDKEELALTLAGKKRKLKRAHFEELGNNLGLTQKQTQATFKRMIKSKAKAFSWINRSFLSSEMQTAYKEVLESRYKQLDLK; encoded by the coding sequence ATGAAGCATAAGTGTTTATACTGTTATAGACAAATTGAATCAGGTCAAGACTTTCATGAAAAGTGTGCCCAAGCGTTTTTTGGTGATTCAAAAGCCCCTTCTATTGAATATTCACTGGATGAAATGGATGAGCTGGCGAAGCGTGTAGTTGAGCGCAGTATTGCTGTTCCAGGTGTTCAGCCTAAATTATCTATGTCATTAGTAAGAAAAACCAAAGAAAGTGAAGATACACGATTAACTGTAATTGGTGCATTGGGAGGTCAATATATTTTCAAACCACCATCTGCTCATTTTCCCGAAATGCCACAGAACGAACACCTAACAATGTGCATAGCAAAAGACTTTGGTATTAGGACCGTTCCATCATCATTGATTCGCTTGGCCTCAGGGGAACTTTCTTATATCACCAAAAGAGTTGATAGAACCCCATCGAATGAGAAAATACACATGATCGACATGTTTCAAATCACCGAAGCATTTGATAAGTACAAGAGTTCTTTGGAAAAAATCGGAAAAGCACTCGATTCTCATTCCGACAATACTTTATTGGATAAGGTATTTTATTTTGAGCTTGTACTTTTCTGTTTTCTTACAGGAAATAATGATATGCATTTAAAAAACTTCTCGATGATAGAAAGTCCTTCTGGTTGGGTGCTCGCTCCTGCATATGATTTGCTGAATGTAGCAATTATAATACCTGATGACAAAGAGGAACTTGCATTGACATTGGCAGGAAAGAAACGAAAATTGAAGCGAGCGCACTTTGAAGAACTTGGAAATAATTTAGGTCTTACTCAAAAGCAAACACAAGCAACATTCAAAAGAATGATTAAGAGCAAAGCAAAAGCATTTAGTTGGATTAATCGATCATTTTTATCCAGTGAAATGCAAACTGCCTATAAAGAAGTGCTTGAATCAAGATATAAGCAATTGGATTTAAAATAA
- a CDS encoding TraR/DksA C4-type zinc finger protein — protein MGLSTTERAKIKAEIERLIKTCEADIVDLKEQCKPIAPENSIGRVSRMEAINSKSVAEAALRRTQNKLNTLKVAVEKIKDPNFGTCKRCGETIQAGRLMLMPDSPYCIKCA, from the coding sequence ATGGGGTTGTCAACTACTGAAAGAGCAAAAATCAAGGCCGAAATTGAGCGCCTGATCAAAACCTGTGAAGCTGATATTGTTGATTTAAAAGAACAGTGTAAGCCAATTGCTCCTGAAAATTCAATTGGCCGGGTCAGCAGAATGGAGGCCATTAATAGCAAGAGTGTGGCCGAAGCTGCATTGCGCAGGACACAAAACAAACTGAACACGTTAAAAGTTGCTGTAGAAAAAATAAAAGACCCCAATTTTGGAACATGCAAGCGATGTGGGGAAACCATTCAGGCAGGAAGGCTCATGCTTATGCCGGATAGTCCTTATTGTATTAAGTGTGCTTGA
- a CDS encoding 1-acyl-sn-glycerol-3-phosphate acyltransferase has protein sequence MLLTIFTYIFRFFFWKHGWTVNKNLPDGVHKCVMIAAPHTSNWDFVYMAAAFHILGIKFRFTVKKELAKFPSKQILESFGAIWIDRSPKKPGDERISTTEAMAELFEGKERLITVVTPEGTRSLRTEWKSGFYHVAKIAGVPIGLGYLDYGKCEGGIDQMVYPSDDMEADMRKIARFYKDIPPKHPEKFSVDQRYV, from the coding sequence ATGCTGCTGACAATATTTACCTACATCTTTCGCTTCTTCTTCTGGAAACACGGGTGGACTGTAAATAAAAATTTGCCCGATGGTGTACACAAATGTGTAATGATTGCGGCACCACACACCAGCAATTGGGATTTTGTCTATATGGCTGCAGCCTTTCATATTTTGGGCATTAAATTTCGCTTTACCGTAAAAAAAGAACTGGCCAAATTTCCATCAAAACAAATCCTCGAAAGCTTTGGTGCAATATGGATAGACCGGAGCCCCAAAAAACCGGGAGATGAGCGCATCAGCACTACGGAAGCTATGGCAGAACTTTTTGAGGGAAAAGAAAGACTGATCACTGTTGTAACTCCCGAAGGTACCCGATCACTTCGCACCGAATGGAAAAGCGGGTTTTATCATGTGGCTAAAATTGCAGGAGTACCTATTGGTTTAGGTTATCTGGATTATGGCAAATGCGAAGGCGGAATTGACCAAATGGTTTACCCATCTGATGATATGGAAGCTGACATGCGTAAGATTGCCAGGTTTTATAAGGATATCCCACCAAAACATCCCGAAAAATTCAGTGTAGATCAGCGGTATGTGTAG
- a CDS encoding HipA N-terminal domain-containing protein produces the protein MRQGKVFYKNYLAGIITETNGGEYIFQYDDQYVKKHPKEFITFTMPVTNEAYHDKRLFPFFEGLIPEGWLLDIASENWKINKNDRMGLLLACCQNCIGAVSVEPIIQADEA, from the coding sequence ATGAGACAGGGCAAAGTATTTTACAAAAATTATCTGGCAGGAATCATCACTGAAACCAACGGAGGAGAGTATATATTTCAATACGATGATCAGTATGTGAAAAAACATCCAAAAGAATTCATCACTTTCACCATGCCAGTTACAAATGAAGCGTATCACGACAAAAGACTTTTTCCATTTTTCGAGGGCTTGATACCTGAAGGCTGGCTGCTCGATATTGCTTCAGAAAACTGGAAAATTAATAAAAACGACCGTATGGGTTTGCTGTTGGCCTGTTGCCAAAATTGTATTGGAGCAGTTAGTGTTGAACCAATAATTCAAGCAGATGAAGCATAA
- the typA gene encoding translational GTPase TypA, with translation MTSIRNIAIIAHVDHGKTTLVDKMLIQTAQFQTHENPGELIMDNNDLEKERGITILSKNVSITYKDHKINIIDTPGHADFGGEVERVLNMADGVVLLVDAFEGPMPQTRFVLSKAIQLGLKPVVVINKVDKENCKPEDVYELVFDLMYTLGASEDQLNFEVVYGSAKNGWMSSDWQKPEENIHYLMDVIVEQIPAPKVKEGNLQIQITSLDFSAYTGRIAVGRLTRGILKDNMPVSLIKRDGTIQKVRIKELFIFEGLGKAKVSEVHPGDICAITGIDQFEIGDTIADFEEPEALPSISIDEPTMSMVFTINDSPFFGKEGKYVTSRHIKERLDKELERNLALQVEETDSADSFTVYGRGVLHLSILIETMRREGYELQVGQPQVIVKEIDGVKCEPVEELTIDIPDEISGKAIELVTKRKGEMLSMVPKGDRTILEFEIPSRGIIGLRNRLLTATAGEAIMSHRFKEFQPYKGPIEGRTKGSLIAMETGTSIAYGMDKLQDRGSFFIGPQEEIYAGQVVGEHSRADDLVVNVTKAKKLSNVRASGSDDKAKLAPPIRFSLEESLEYIQADEYVELTPKSIRLRKIILDENQRKRKKS, from the coding sequence ATGACTTCCATTAGAAACATCGCAATTATTGCACACGTTGATCACGGCAAAACAACGCTTGTGGACAAAATGCTTATCCAAACAGCTCAATTCCAAACGCATGAAAATCCGGGTGAATTGATCATGGATAACAATGATTTGGAAAAAGAACGCGGCATTACCATTTTATCCAAAAATGTCTCAATTACATACAAAGATCACAAAATAAATATTATCGACACCCCGGGTCACGCAGATTTTGGCGGAGAGGTTGAAAGAGTACTCAATATGGCCGATGGTGTAGTGTTGCTTGTTGATGCTTTTGAAGGACCTATGCCTCAAACGCGTTTTGTATTGAGCAAGGCCATTCAACTGGGCTTAAAACCGGTTGTAGTTATCAATAAAGTAGATAAAGAAAACTGCAAACCTGAAGATGTTTACGAATTGGTATTCGACCTGATGTACACCCTCGGTGCCAGTGAAGATCAGCTAAACTTTGAAGTGGTTTACGGCTCAGCCAAAAATGGTTGGATGTCATCTGATTGGCAAAAACCTGAAGAAAACATTCATTATCTGATGGATGTAATAGTAGAGCAAATTCCAGCGCCAAAAGTAAAAGAAGGAAATCTGCAAATTCAAATCACCTCTCTGGATTTTTCAGCATATACCGGTCGAATTGCAGTAGGCCGATTGACACGAGGAATTTTAAAAGACAATATGCCTGTTTCTTTGATTAAAAGAGACGGAACTATCCAAAAAGTCAGGATCAAAGAACTATTTATTTTTGAAGGCCTCGGAAAAGCTAAAGTTTCTGAAGTACATCCCGGTGATATCTGTGCCATTACAGGAATTGATCAATTTGAAATTGGCGATACAATTGCAGATTTTGAAGAACCTGAAGCACTGCCAAGTATTTCAATAGATGAGCCTACAATGAGTATGGTTTTCACCATCAATGATTCACCATTTTTTGGCAAGGAAGGCAAATATGTAACTTCCCGCCATATCAAAGAGCGCCTGGACAAAGAGCTCGAAAGAAATTTAGCACTACAGGTAGAAGAAACTGATTCTGCTGATTCATTTACCGTTTATGGAAGAGGAGTCCTGCATTTGTCAATATTGATTGAGACCATGCGCAGAGAAGGCTATGAATTACAAGTAGGACAACCACAGGTTATCGTAAAAGAAATTGATGGTGTAAAATGCGAGCCTGTAGAAGAATTAACAATAGATATACCGGATGAAATATCGGGAAAAGCCATTGAGCTGGTAACCAAAAGAAAAGGCGAAATGCTGAGTATGGTGCCAAAAGGTGACCGCACTATTTTAGAGTTTGAAATTCCATCGCGCGGAATTATTGGATTGAGAAATAGACTTTTAACCGCCACTGCCGGTGAGGCCATTATGTCGCATCGTTTTAAAGAATTTCAGCCCTACAAAGGGCCGATTGAAGGAAGAACCAAAGGCTCACTTATTGCAATGGAAACAGGCACCTCTATTGCTTATGGAATGGATAAATTACAAGACCGCGGTTCGTTTTTTATCGGCCCACAGGAAGAAATATATGCCGGCCAGGTAGTTGGAGAACACAGCAGAGCTGACGACCTGGTAGTGAATGTGACCAAAGCCAAAAAACTGAGCAATGTGCGTGCCTCTGGTTCTGATGACAAAGCCAAGCTTGCACCGCCCATTCGATTTTCATTAGAAGAATCTTTGGAGTATATTCAAGCTGATGAATACGTTGAATTGACACCAAAATCCATACGTTTGCGCAAAATCATTCTGGACGAAAACCAACGCAAGCGCAAAAAATCCTGA
- a CDS encoding ABC-F family ATP-binding cassette domain-containing protein yields the protein MISISNISVSFSGIDLFKQLSFVVNPRDRIGLIGKNGVGKSTLLKIIAGTQAADSGSVDVPESNSIGYLPQELKMTSTKSILEETKTAFQDVLDMEAEIAKITSAIEERTDYESDEYGDLINRLSELHHQLELKGGSKMDSEIEKILKGLGFKESEFLKPIQEFSGGWQMRVELAKLLLRTPDLLLLDEPTNHLDIESILWLEEFFINYQGAIIMVSHDRMFLDNVTNRTIELVFGSMYDFKVPYSKYMELREERYEQQIATYRNQQKYIEQQQKFIDRFRAQATKAKQVQSKVKLLEKMDQVNIDELDEQQIDFRFPPAPRSGDISLEVKKLVKSYGEKKVFSDANFILERGDKVAFVGKNGMGKSTMVRLINQLEKPDSGSIKIGHNIKIGYYAQVQENVLNEEKSVLATIEDEATGDWSNISRIRALLGAFLFDENDVEKKVKVLSGGEKSRLALARLLLTPVNMLILDEPTNHLDISAKDMLKQAVNKFEGTLIVVSHDRDFLDGLTDKTYEFVDGRVKEHLGPVQDFLNAHQAEHFRAFEQTDNKKAAGHKPNANKNPKANNNRKEIERTIKQISHKVEKTELKIESQESELKVLEKKMADPEVYSDVARLEELNTEYQKKKSSLEALMQEWESLQKQQEKAEAEMQ from the coding sequence ATGATCAGTATTAGTAACATATCTGTCTCCTTTAGCGGTATTGACCTGTTTAAGCAACTTTCATTTGTGGTAAACCCACGAGATAGAATTGGCCTAATCGGCAAAAATGGAGTGGGAAAATCTACATTGCTTAAAATCATTGCCGGCACTCAAGCTGCCGACAGTGGCAGTGTGGATGTTCCTGAATCAAATTCAATAGGATATTTGCCTCAGGAGCTGAAAATGACTTCCACTAAAAGCATTTTAGAAGAAACAAAGACCGCTTTTCAGGATGTGCTGGATATGGAGGCTGAAATTGCCAAGATTACAAGTGCCATAGAGGAACGCACCGATTATGAATCGGATGAATATGGCGATCTAATCAACCGCCTTTCAGAATTACACCACCAACTGGAACTTAAGGGCGGTTCTAAAATGGACAGTGAAATTGAGAAAATATTAAAAGGCCTGGGTTTTAAAGAGTCGGAATTTTTAAAACCAATACAGGAGTTTAGCGGTGGCTGGCAAATGCGAGTAGAACTGGCGAAATTGCTTTTAAGAACTCCTGATCTGTTGCTGCTGGATGAGCCCACCAACCATTTGGATATTGAATCTATTTTATGGTTGGAGGAGTTTTTTATCAATTATCAGGGCGCCATTATTATGGTTTCGCACGACAGGATGTTTCTCGATAATGTTACAAACAGAACAATAGAACTGGTTTTTGGAAGTATGTACGATTTTAAAGTGCCCTATTCCAAATACATGGAATTGCGCGAGGAACGCTACGAACAGCAAATAGCCACTTATCGCAATCAGCAAAAATACATTGAACAGCAGCAAAAATTCATAGACCGTTTCCGGGCACAGGCTACCAAAGCCAAGCAAGTACAATCCAAAGTAAAGCTTTTGGAAAAAATGGATCAGGTGAATATTGATGAACTCGATGAGCAGCAAATAGATTTCCGTTTTCCACCGGCTCCCCGTTCTGGTGATATCAGTCTGGAAGTGAAAAAGCTGGTAAAAAGCTATGGCGAAAAAAAGGTTTTCAGCGATGCAAACTTCATATTAGAGCGTGGCGATAAAGTAGCTTTTGTAGGTAAAAACGGTATGGGCAAATCCACTATGGTTCGGCTTATCAATCAACTGGAAAAGCCTGATAGCGGAAGCATAAAAATCGGACACAATATCAAGATTGGCTATTACGCACAAGTTCAGGAAAATGTGCTGAATGAAGAAAAATCCGTATTGGCCACAATTGAGGATGAAGCTACCGGAGATTGGTCAAATATTTCGCGAATTCGTGCACTGCTCGGTGCATTTCTATTTGATGAAAATGATGTAGAGAAAAAGGTGAAAGTCTTGAGTGGGGGTGAAAAATCCCGATTGGCACTCGCGCGTTTGCTGCTCACACCTGTTAATATGCTTATTCTGGATGAGCCGACCAATCACCTGGATATTTCTGCCAAGGACATGCTCAAACAAGCCGTTAATAAATTTGAAGGCACCTTGATTGTCGTTTCCCACGATAGGGATTTTTTAGATGGCCTGACAGATAAAACCTATGAATTTGTTGATGGCAGAGTAAAGGAGCATCTTGGCCCGGTTCAGGATTTCTTGAATGCACATCAGGCGGAACATTTTCGCGCATTTGAACAAACTGACAATAAAAAGGCAGCAGGTCATAAACCCAATGCCAATAAAAATCCAAAAGCAAACAATAACAGAAAAGAAATAGAAAGAACTATTAAGCAAATCAGCCATAAAGTTGAAAAGACTGAACTCAAGATAGAGAGTCAAGAATCCGAACTTAAAGTACTTGAGAAAAAAATGGCAGATCCTGAAGTTTATTCAGATGTAGCACGGTTAGAAGAGCTAAATACTGAATATCAGAAGAAAAAGAGCAGTTTGGAAGCATTGATGCAGGAATGGGAATCTCTGCAAAAACAACAAGAAAAAGCCGAAGCGGAAATGCAGTAA
- a CDS encoding DUF58 domain-containing protein, producing MDTQELIKKVRRIEIKTKGLSNHIFSGEYHTAFKGRGMSFSEVRAYQYGDDVRSIDWNVTARLDEPHVKVFEEERELTMMLMVDISRSAFFGSTEAFKNQIITEVSAVLSFSAVQNNDKVGIIFFSDKVEKFIPPKKGKSHILRIIRELIETKPESKGTNISEALQFFNNIQKKRSIVFLLSDFFDKDFQDPLKLVKKKHDLVAMQIYDPMEEQLPNIGLVNAYDAETGQYKWLDTSSKKVRAQHRQWFEEKRAHTKAVMMRAGVDFISLRSDESYVNALLKFFKKRI from the coding sequence ATGGATACACAGGAGCTGATCAAAAAAGTCAGGCGGATTGAGATTAAAACCAAGGGGCTCTCCAATCACATTTTCTCAGGAGAGTACCACACTGCGTTTAAGGGCAGGGGTATGTCTTTTAGCGAAGTGCGCGCCTATCAGTATGGCGATGATGTGAGAAGCATAGACTGGAATGTGACAGCAAGACTTGACGAGCCGCATGTCAAGGTTTTTGAAGAAGAAAGGGAGCTCACCATGATGCTGATGGTGGACATCAGTCGATCAGCATTTTTTGGAAGTACCGAAGCTTTTAAAAATCAAATTATTACCGAAGTATCTGCTGTACTCTCTTTTTCTGCTGTGCAGAACAATGATAAAGTGGGCATTATTTTTTTTAGCGACAAGGTTGAAAAATTCATTCCGCCCAAAAAAGGAAAGTCACATATTCTCAGAATAATTCGCGAATTGATAGAAACCAAACCTGAAAGCAAAGGCACTAATATTTCCGAAGCACTTCAGTTTTTTAACAATATTCAAAAAAAGCGCAGCATTGTATTTCTATTGTCAGATTTTTTCGACAAAGATTTTCAGGATCCACTAAAACTCGTTAAGAAAAAACACGATTTAGTAGCCATGCAAATTTACGATCCAATGGAAGAGCAGCTTCCGAATATTGGCCTGGTCAATGCTTATGATGCAGAAACAGGCCAATACAAATGGCTGGATACTTCCAGTAAAAAGGTGAGAGCACAGCACAGGCAGTGGTTTGAAGAAAAAAGAGCACACACCAAAGCAGTGATGATGCGTGCAGGTGTTGATTTTATTTCCCTGCGCAGCGATGAATCCTATGTGAATGCATTGTTGAAATTTTTTAAGAAAAGAATTTAA
- a CDS encoding helix-turn-helix domain-containing protein yields the protein MEQLASFVKARRKEVNLTQEEFAERAGVALTVLRKIEQGKTNLNMDKVNLILRMFGHELAPVKSKELKQ from the coding sequence ATGGAGCAGTTAGCATCATTTGTAAAAGCACGTAGGAAAGAAGTCAATTTAACCCAAGAAGAATTTGCAGAAAGAGCTGGAGTGGCACTTACAGTACTTAGAAAGATAGAACAGGGAAAAACGAATCTAAACATGGACAAGGTAAACCTGATACTACGTATGTTCGGACACGAATTGGCTCCTGTTAAAAGTAAAGAGCTTAAACAATGA